One genomic region from Sparus aurata chromosome 15, fSpaAur1.1, whole genome shotgun sequence encodes:
- the LOC115596120 gene encoding transmembrane protein 121 encodes MVPPPPTNKPHVCLSTILIMSSMALIDAYLVEQNHGPRKIGICIMVMVGDICFLIVLRYVAVWVGAEVRTAKRGYAMILWFLYIFVLEIKVYFVYQNYKADRKSLDALARKALTLLLSICIPVLFVVLVAIDHMEYVRAFKKREEIRNRLFWVVVDLLDILDIQANLWEPQKKGLPLWAEGLMFFYCYILLLVLPCVSLSEISMQGINIVPHKMLLYPILSLVTINIITLFIRGGNMILYRDARVSGILIGKNILAIILKTCSFVQYRRQLQNASPAFGVELQKNSVAHARPAPTPPQVVMQDQTPLPEVTTCEHT; translated from the coding sequence ATGGTACCTCCACCTCCCACCAACAAGCCCCACGTGTGCCTTTCCACCATCCTGATTATGAGCAGCATGGCGCTGATTGATGCCTACCTGGTGGAGCAGAACCATGGACCACGCAAGATCGGCATCTGCATCATGGTGATGGTGGGAGACATCTGCTTCCTGATAGTCTTGCGTTACGTTGCGGTGTGGGTGGGCGCCGAGGTACGCACAGCCAAGAGGGGCTACGCCATGATCCTCTGGTTCCTTTACATCTTTGTGCTGGAGATCAAGGTCTACTTTGTGTATCAAAACTACAAGGCGGACAGGAAGAGCTTGGACGCCCTGGCGAGGAAAGCATTGACGTTGCTGCTGTCCATTTGCATCCCAGTGCTGTTTGTGGTGCTGGTCGCGATCGATCACATGGAGTACGTTCGGGCCTTCAAGAAGCGCGAGGAGATCCGTAATCGTCTCTTCTGGGTGGTGGTGGACTTGCTGGACATACTGGACATCCAAGCCAACCTGTGGGAGCCCCAAAAGAAGGGGCTTCCGTTGTGGGCGGAGGGCCTGATGTTCTTTTACTGCtacatcctgctgctggtgctgcccTGCGTGTCCTTGAGCGAGATCAGCATGCAGGGCATCAACATCGTGCCCCACAAGATGCTCCTGTACCCCATCCTCAGCTTGGTCACTATCAACATCATCACGCTCTTCATCCGCGGGGGAAACATGATCCTGTACAGGGACGCCAGGGTATCGGGGATCCTGATAGGAAAGAACATCTTGGCTATCATCCTAAAGACCTGCAGCTTCGTGCAGTACAGGAGACAGTTGCAGAACGCCTCTCCTGCCTTCGGGGTCGAGCTGCAGAAAAACTCGGTGGCCCACGCTCGCCCCGCCCCCACCCCTCCTCAAGTGGTCATGCAGGACCAGACGCCCCTCCCTGAGGTGACCACGTGCGAGCACACATGA